In one window of Corynebacterium mycetoides DNA:
- a CDS encoding ferrochelatase, with amino-acid sequence MALNDYDALLVLSFGGPEGEDEVIPFLENVTRGRGIPRERLAEVGEHYFHFGGVSPINGQNREIIANVEKELAARGHDLPVYFGNRNWHPMSEDAVREIQAAGHRRVLVFATSAWGGYSACRQYDEDILRLREIAPEIEFTKLWQFYGHPTFVELTAEATRAAWEAADKASTRVLFSAHSVPDAADNSSGGPGDSNLYSRQVAEASRLVAQAAGVDDYEVVWQSRSGNPATPWLEPDVVDRSMELGAAGARHIICVPIGFITDHMEVVWDLDTELKEACEEAGMTLDRVPTVGLDPRFAAMVVDLAENVSQGANPASLSKVTVQGCTVNGAPCAPDCCMMQRPGKPAPSHPQNPVT; translated from the coding sequence ATGGCTTTGAATGACTACGACGCACTCCTCGTCCTCTCCTTCGGCGGCCCCGAAGGGGAGGACGAGGTTATACCTTTTCTGGAGAATGTGACCCGCGGCAGGGGCATTCCTCGCGAGCGCCTCGCGGAAGTCGGTGAGCACTACTTCCACTTCGGCGGGGTGAGCCCCATCAACGGGCAGAACCGCGAAATCATCGCGAACGTGGAAAAGGAGTTGGCGGCGCGCGGCCACGACCTGCCCGTCTACTTCGGCAACCGAAATTGGCACCCGATGTCCGAGGACGCAGTCAGGGAGATCCAGGCGGCAGGCCACCGGCGTGTCTTGGTGTTCGCCACCTCCGCGTGGGGCGGGTACTCGGCCTGCCGGCAGTACGACGAGGACATCCTGCGCCTGCGAGAGATCGCGCCCGAGATCGAGTTCACGAAACTGTGGCAGTTCTACGGCCACCCGACGTTCGTGGAGTTGACGGCGGAGGCGACCCGCGCGGCCTGGGAGGCGGCGGACAAGGCGTCGACAAGGGTCCTGTTCTCGGCGCACTCCGTGCCCGACGCGGCGGACAATTCCTCGGGCGGCCCCGGCGACAGCAATCTGTACTCCCGCCAGGTGGCGGAGGCCTCGCGTCTCGTCGCCCAGGCCGCCGGCGTGGACGACTACGAGGTCGTGTGGCAGTCCCGCTCAGGCAATCCGGCGACCCCGTGGCTGGAGCCGGATGTGGTCGACCGCTCCATGGAGCTCGGCGCCGCGGGCGCGCGCCACATCATCTGCGTGCCCATCGGTTTCATCACCGACCATATGGAGGTCGTGTGGGACCTGGACACCGAGCTCAAGGAGGCGTGCGAAGAGGCCGGCATGACGCTTGACCGCGTGCCCACCGTCGGACTCGACCCGCGGTTCGCGGCGATGGTGGTCGACCTCGCCGAGAACGTGTCGCAGGGGGCCAACCCCGCCAGCCTCTCCAAGGTCACGGTCCAAGGCTGCACCGTCAACGGCGCGCCGTGCGCCCCCGACTGCTGCATGATGCAGCGCCCGGGCAAGCCCGCCCCCAGCCACCCGCAGAACCCGGTGACGTAA
- a CDS encoding DIP1281 family NlpC/P60 protein yields MDIRPVSARPAWLRSATAAVACSTTLALAAPSAPAQDNGSSASSLVTQVSSIQARIDALDIAIGDLRETVNRALVDLHDAQARAEQARRGAEEARARLAASQVDVDTARADLGDLTRFQYRNLGSPSALDGLGSSDAQRDLLDRSLFLRQQTAAKQAKLDEVERARTEAANEESRLRLASEHAERTAQDAVAAEADARQALESAQSELEGQLAVRDAAVADQAQAQAQLAEVRQPAEAPVGAPTSADTAGTVTATDKSAPAPEEPVSEETVSAVETTVSAIAPDAPAPSTEQVTRAVQTAMELGATEPYGATQQPDTAVTDQAAAIAAAAALVGSSQAEHASLENPYTGGSSGNGSSSSSSSSNAEIIAAFAGGLSSVLTAQQGSTSAEVTEVLPKVPDAKEVSDTIADTLPAAPNSARVETVISRAMSMVGTPYVWGGGDANGPTTGLGGTQKGFDCSGLVLYAFAGVGISLPHYTGYQYQRGTQIDPRQAQRGDLFFWGDNGDSHVAIYLGDGTMIEAPQSGLNVRVTPVRWSGMSPKAVRLL; encoded by the coding sequence GTGGATATTCGTCCCGTGAGCGCCCGGCCCGCATGGTTGCGTTCCGCAACTGCTGCTGTCGCGTGCTCGACAACCCTCGCCCTTGCCGCTCCGTCGGCTCCCGCCCAAGACAACGGATCCTCCGCGTCCTCCCTCGTCACCCAGGTTTCCTCCATACAGGCGCGCATCGACGCGCTCGACATCGCCATCGGTGATCTCCGGGAGACCGTCAACCGGGCCCTCGTCGACCTCCACGATGCTCAGGCGCGCGCGGAGCAGGCGCGGCGCGGCGCCGAGGAGGCGCGGGCGAGGCTCGCCGCGTCGCAGGTAGACGTCGACACCGCCCGCGCGGACCTGGGTGACCTCACCCGCTTCCAGTACCGCAACCTCGGTTCCCCATCGGCTCTCGACGGCCTCGGCAGCAGCGACGCGCAGCGCGACCTGCTCGACCGCTCGCTCTTCCTGCGGCAGCAGACTGCGGCCAAGCAGGCGAAACTGGACGAGGTGGAGCGGGCGCGCACCGAAGCCGCGAACGAGGAATCCCGACTCCGGCTAGCCAGCGAGCACGCAGAACGCACCGCCCAGGACGCCGTCGCCGCTGAAGCGGACGCGCGCCAGGCCCTCGAATCCGCCCAGTCCGAGCTTGAGGGGCAGTTGGCTGTGCGCGACGCCGCCGTGGCCGATCAGGCCCAGGCACAGGCACAGCTGGCCGAAGTCCGCCAGCCCGCGGAGGCGCCCGTCGGCGCTCCGACCTCCGCCGACACCGCCGGCACCGTCACCGCCACAGACAAGTCCGCCCCGGCTCCCGAGGAGCCCGTGAGCGAGGAAACGGTCTCGGCGGTGGAAACCACCGTTTCGGCGATCGCGCCGGATGCGCCCGCCCCGAGCACGGAGCAGGTCACCCGCGCGGTACAGACGGCCATGGAGTTGGGCGCGACGGAGCCCTACGGGGCCACCCAGCAACCGGATACGGCGGTGACCGACCAGGCGGCCGCCATTGCCGCCGCCGCGGCGCTGGTGGGCTCGTCGCAGGCCGAACACGCGTCCCTCGAGAACCCGTACACGGGCGGCAGCAGTGGCAACGGCAGCAGCAGTAGCAGCAGTAGCAGCAACGCCGAAATCATCGCGGCCTTCGCCGGCGGGCTGTCATCGGTGCTCACCGCGCAGCAGGGCTCGACGAGCGCGGAGGTGACCGAGGTGTTGCCCAAGGTCCCCGACGCGAAGGAAGTCTCCGACACCATCGCGGACACGCTGCCCGCCGCGCCCAACTCGGCGAGGGTGGAAACGGTCATCTCCCGCGCCATGTCGATGGTGGGCACGCCGTACGTCTGGGGCGGCGGAGACGCCAACGGTCCCACGACGGGACTCGGCGGCACGCAAAAGGGATTCGACTGTTCCGGCCTCGTGCTCTACGCATTCGCCGGGGTGGGCATCTCGCTGCCGCACTACACCGGCTACCAGTATCAGCGGGGGACCCAGATCGATCCCCGCCAGGCGCAGCGAGGCGACCTGTTTTTCTGGGGCGACAATGGCGACAGCCACGTCGCCATCTACTTGGGGGACGGGACGATGATCGAGGCGCCCCAGTCCGGGCTGAACGTGCGCGTCACTCCCGTCAGATGGTCCGGAATGTCCCCCAAGGCGGTGCGTCTGCTCTAA
- a CDS encoding Rv1476 family membrane protein yields the protein MFDAEAGFDSLRSQVLEDGIAFGTDNPVNPGLEDAIRATLEHSHPSAIDPVAVVVLEQTPRQVADLRDLAQDLQLETGYDTVIVRTPHVAAAVSDHLTRHQIETAQRAMAAEPDYPEGLRAFLDTAQTASWNWGLVAAAILAGIVLVVAVTVRQAARAAER from the coding sequence ATGTTTGATGCAGAGGCGGGATTCGATTCGCTGCGCAGCCAGGTACTCGAAGACGGTATCGCGTTCGGGACCGACAATCCGGTCAACCCGGGGTTGGAGGACGCCATACGGGCGACGCTGGAACACTCCCACCCCTCGGCAATCGACCCGGTTGCCGTTGTCGTGCTTGAGCAGACCCCCAGACAAGTCGCGGACTTGCGCGACCTCGCCCAAGACCTGCAGCTGGAAACCGGGTACGACACCGTGATCGTCCGCACGCCGCACGTTGCCGCCGCGGTGAGCGACCACCTCACGCGGCACCAGATCGAAACCGCCCAGCGCGCCATGGCGGCTGAGCCTGACTACCCGGAGGGGCTACGCGCGTTTCTCGACACCGCGCAGACGGCCTCGTGGAACTGGGGGCTCGTCGCTGCGGCGATTCTCGCCGGTATCGTGCTCGTCGTGGCCGTGACCGTGCGGCAGGCGGCACGTGCGGCCGAGAGATAA